The sequence GGAGTGAGCTCACCTTCTTCGCGAACCAGCCGATGAGGACGCCGGCTAAGAGTCCCTTGAACGTCGAGCCAATCACGATTCCGACGATCTGAGCCGACACTTCCGGCGACGACACGAGTGCCGATAGTCCGTCGAAGATTCCAAGGACGCCGCCGACGACGAGGCCAAATACGGGCTTGTTCATGATCGCTCCAGGTAGGGTTCATCGTCCTCTACAGCGATCCGACAGCACTTCTTTAAAATCGGGCGAAAACCAGGAGTGCGACGCGAACGACGAGATACGCAAGCACGAGCAGTATCGCCGTCCGATGACGCGCTCCGACGCGTCGGATTCGCTCGAGCAGTCCCTCGCGGTGCGCTGCCACTGGTAGGGCATCCAGATAATTCGCGATGTCCGCGGCCAGCGCCGACACCGATTGATAGCGCGCCGCTGGGTCGGTCGCCCGCGCTCGATCGCAAATCGCATGAAGGGCAGCCGGCACGTCCCGCCATGTAGGGCTCTGATCGCCGCCGGGATGATGGCGTGTGAGGACGAAGCAGAGAATTCCACCGAGTCCAAAGACGTCGACGCGCTCGTCCGACGCGCCGTGAAGCTGTTCGGGCGCCATGTAGCCCGGCGTCCCAGCGGCCGTGGCGTTCGCGCTGTCGGACGGATTCGGCGACAGCGCCGTCATATTGCGAGCTTTCGCCACTCCCCAGTCGAGCACGAGCACCTCGCCGAACGCGCCGAGCATCACGTTTTGCGGCTTGAGGTCGCGATGAATCACGCCGGCGGAATGTGCAAACGCCACCGCATCGCACACCTGAAGGAATGCGCGGAGGAGCTCCGAAAGCGGACGGTTCCCTCGTGCGTAGTCGTCGAAGCGCTCGCCACGAACGCGCTTCATTACATAGAACAGGCGGCCATCCAGCAGGGTCCCGACGTCGTGCACTGGCACGATCCCCGGATGCTCGAGCGAGGCGAGAATCCGTGCCTCACGAATGA comes from Gemmatimonadaceae bacterium and encodes:
- a CDS encoding serine/threonine-protein kinase; this translates as MTSGRARLSESAIGHLRSLVEAPEAASPARYAIGDRIGEGGMGAVYLAHDRELDRDVALKVLRTPVPSEEECARIIREARILASLEHPGIVPVHDVGTLLDGRLFYVMKRVRGERFDDYARGNRPLSELLRAFLQVCDAVAFAHSAGVIHRDLKPQNVMLGAFGEVLVLDWGVAKARNMTALSPNPSDSANATAAGTPGYMAPEQLHGASDERVDVFGLGGILCFVLTRHHPGGDQSPTWRDVPAALHAICDRARATDPAARYQSVSALAADIANYLDALPVAAHREGLLERIRRVGARHRTAILLVLAYLVVRVALLVFARF